A region from the Cyanobacteria bacterium GSL.Bin1 genome encodes:
- a CDS encoding threo-3-hydroxy-L-aspartate ammonia-lyase yields MNHPRVRITYHEVQSAAQRLNKDAKLTPVITSTTLNQLTKAQVFLKCENFQCTGSFKFRGAFNALSQLSTQQQGVITYSSGNHAQGLARSGQLLQIPTTIVMPNNAPAVKLAATRGYGAQVITYDPKTTCREELANQVATEQNLTMIPPYDHPDIIAGQGTVAKELIEQIGELDLLLVCCGGGGLLSGCAITAKTLFPHCRVIGVEPERADDATRSFYSKTLQRCDDPETIADGARTPSLGQLTFPLILDYVDEMVTVSEAAIRETLLFLWERLKIVVEPTGTLATAALLEGIVTAPGKRIGVIISGGNVDLKKLPQLLGL; encoded by the coding sequence ATGAACCATCCAAGAGTCCGCATTACCTACCACGAAGTTCAATCCGCAGCCCAACGCCTAAATAAGGATGCTAAGCTGACTCCAGTTATCACCTCAACCACCCTTAACCAACTCACTAAAGCTCAAGTCTTCTTGAAATGCGAGAACTTTCAATGCACCGGTTCCTTTAAGTTTCGGGGGGCTTTTAACGCCCTTTCTCAACTCTCAACCCAGCAACAAGGGGTGATTACTTACTCCTCTGGTAATCATGCGCAAGGGTTAGCGCGATCGGGTCAACTCCTCCAGATTCCTACGACCATTGTTATGCCCAATAATGCCCCAGCGGTGAAACTAGCAGCAACTCGGGGGTACGGGGCGCAAGTAATTACCTATGACCCGAAAACAACCTGTCGAGAGGAACTAGCGAACCAAGTGGCTACCGAGCAAAATCTGACAATGATTCCCCCCTACGACCATCCTGATATTATCGCTGGACAAGGGACCGTTGCCAAGGAACTGATCGAGCAAATCGGTGAACTTGACTTGTTACTCGTCTGTTGTGGGGGTGGCGGTTTACTCTCTGGCTGTGCCATTACAGCGAAAACCTTATTTCCCCATTGCCGAGTGATTGGTGTTGAACCCGAACGCGCTGATGATGCCACCCGTTCTTTCTACAGCAAAACCCTCCAGCGATGCGATGATCCAGAGACCATTGCAGATGGGGCGCGGACTCCCTCTCTGGGTCAGTTGACCTTTCCCTTAATCCTCGATTACGTCGATGAAATGGTTACTGTTTCGGAAGCAGCGATCCGAGAAACTTTGCTCTTTCTTTGGGAACGATTAAAAATTGTGGTTGAACCCACCGGGACTTTAGCGACAGCAGCATTACTTGAGGGCATTGTTACCGCACCGGGAAAGCGCATTGGTGTCATTATTAGCGGTGGGAATGTCGATCTCAAAAAACTTCCCCAGTTGTTGGGACTGTAA
- a CDS encoding DUF2358 domain-containing protein translates to MTLIETIQADYERFPANQSYDIYAEDVYFKDPLTEFRGLQRYQSLIDFISTWFKNINLELHDIRQEKNTIHTEWTLNWTTPLPWQPRISIPGWSELQFNAEEKIISHIDYWHCSRWEVIKQHFPL, encoded by the coding sequence ATGACACTTATTGAAACCATTCAAGCTGACTACGAACGCTTTCCTGCCAACCAAAGCTACGACATTTATGCTGAAGACGTTTATTTCAAAGATCCCTTGACCGAGTTTCGAGGATTGCAACGCTACCAGTCTTTAATTGACTTTATTAGCACTTGGTTTAAGAATATTAATCTTGAACTCCATGACATTCGACAAGAAAAGAATACCATTCATACGGAATGGACACTGAATTGGACAACCCCTCTTCCTTGGCAACCGCGCATTTCCATTCCAGGTTGGAGTGAACTGCAATTTAATGCTGAGGAAAAAATTATCTCTCACATTGATTATTGGCATTGTTCCCGTTGGGAGGTTATCAAACAGCATTTTCCTCTGTAA
- a CDS encoding TRC40/GET3/ArsA family transport-energizing ATPase, with product MRVILMTGKGGVGKTSVAAATGLQCAKLGYKTLVLSTDPAHSLADSFDQEMTHEPTRVRENLDGAELDALMELEANWGAVKRYITEVLQARGLEGVQAEELAILPGMDEIFGLVRMKRHYDEGEYDVLIVDSAPTGTALRLLSIPEVGGWYMRRFYKPFRGMSAALRPIVEPIFRPIAGFSLPTEEVMDAPYEFYEEIEALEKVLTDNQKTSVRLVTNPEKMVIKESARAHAYLSLYNVATDMVVANRIIPDEVNDPFFKQWKESQQVYRHEIHENFHPLPVKEVPLFSSEMCGLEALELLKETLYQGEDPTQVYHQEHTIQVKQQEDGAYSLELYLPGITKDKIQLNKTGDELNIRIGNHRRNLVLPQALAALQPRGAKMDEDYLKIRFAN from the coding sequence ATGCGCGTCATCTTAATGACTGGAAAAGGTGGAGTGGGAAAAACCTCGGTTGCCGCAGCAACGGGACTCCAATGTGCTAAGTTAGGCTACAAAACCTTAGTCCTCAGTACTGATCCTGCCCACTCTCTCGCGGATAGCTTTGACCAAGAAATGACTCATGAACCCACCCGAGTCCGAGAGAACTTGGATGGTGCAGAATTAGACGCCCTCATGGAGCTAGAAGCGAACTGGGGTGCCGTGAAACGTTATATTACTGAAGTTTTACAAGCGAGAGGCTTAGAAGGGGTTCAAGCCGAAGAACTGGCAATTCTCCCAGGAATGGATGAAATTTTCGGTTTAGTGCGGATGAAGCGACACTACGATGAAGGGGAATATGATGTTCTCATTGTCGATTCTGCCCCTACCGGAACTGCATTGCGTCTCTTGAGTATCCCAGAAGTGGGGGGATGGTATATGCGCCGTTTCTATAAGCCTTTTCGGGGAATGTCTGCAGCATTACGCCCGATTGTGGAACCCATTTTCCGCCCCATTGCTGGCTTCTCGCTACCCACCGAGGAAGTCATGGATGCCCCTTATGAATTCTACGAGGAAATTGAAGCCCTCGAAAAAGTTTTAACCGATAATCAGAAGACTTCTGTGCGACTGGTAACGAACCCCGAAAAAATGGTAATTAAGGAATCAGCCCGTGCTCATGCTTATTTGAGTTTATATAATGTGGCAACGGATATGGTGGTTGCCAATCGCATTATTCCGGATGAAGTGAACGATCCCTTCTTTAAACAATGGAAAGAGAGTCAGCAAGTCTATCGCCACGAAATTCATGAGAACTTTCATCCTTTACCCGTGAAAGAAGTCCCCTTATTTTCTTCGGAAATGTGTGGCTTAGAGGCATTGGAATTACTAAAAGAAACACTCTATCAAGGGGAAGACCCGACACAAGTTTATCACCAAGAACATACGATTCAGGTTAAACAGCAGGAGGATGGTGCTTATAGTTTAGAGTTATACCTACCGGGTATTACGAAAGATAAGATTCAGTTGAATAAAACTGGGGATGAGTTGAATATTCGCATTGGCAATCATCGACGAAACTTAGTGTTACCGCAAGCGCTCGCTGCCCTGCAACCGCGAGGAGCAAAAATGGATGAAGATTACTTAAAAATTCGGTTTGCCAACTAA